The following proteins are co-located in the Perognathus longimembris pacificus isolate PPM17 chromosome 25, ASM2315922v1, whole genome shotgun sequence genome:
- the Garin3 gene encoding protein FAM71B codes for MSRMKKTMSSECLLPYYTAHSYRSTGVFNTSMGELQRQLYKGGEYDIFKYAPMFESDFIQISKKGEVIDVHNRVRMVTVGIASTSPILPLPDVMLLARPAKVCEEHLRWSRVKGRRKPPKTLELTRLLPLKFVKISIHDRDKQQLRLKLATGRTFYLQLCPSSDAREDLFSYWEKLVYLLRPPVESCSSAPTIQTGDIPIVEDIKSQVSSDIHGEGDQDSGSPKRCELSGASSSAYAGGEGLLPAPSTQVASSSSKPSAGGTAGPTYSMAVAGSRTGSAASLAIVGSTTSATSCAGSLTTTKHQSSGHLTAAVAGSTSKDLKGSGASKTLAAATTVGSSEGVNVAVAGTGSTSSVDMSTAGVTSMSADSSLSVVFSGTLLTNTPEGEKGKAEPSAPPPLVSTLKSEGYMSERDGSQKQGPTIHKEKRERREKREKTASQKSSHHCRTGESHHRMNKDKTRKSSSHKSVSSHGHRKEEHKKPTKGQSSTRGKRRGSPHKSTSRSSSTKEGRPAHKPRPTRSGGATGTVSKKPSKISSFLRNLIAIPSSKTMVSSHKREVDIMAKKVEKCNIETKVEKGQEGQELGISGKVMSETTEMIIFEAKPFK; via the exons ATGTCTCGGATGAAGAAGACCATGAGCAGTGAGTGTCTGCTGCCTTACTACACGGCCCACAGTTACCGCTCCACGGGGGTGTTCAATACCTCCATGGGGGAGCTGCAGCGGCAACTCTACAAGGGAGGGGAGTACGACATTTTCAAGTACGCGCCCATGTTTGAGAGCGACTTTATCCAGATTAGCAAGAAGGGAGAAGTGATCGACGTGCACAACCGAGTCCGCATGGTGACCGTGGGCATCGCCTCCACCAgccccatcctccccctccccgacGTCATGCTGCTGGCCCGGCCGGCCAAAGTGTGCGAGGAGCACCTTCGATGGAGCCGGGTCAAGGGGAGACGCAAGCCCCCCAAGACCCTCGAGCTCACCAGGCTGCTCCCCTTGAAGTTTGTCAAGATCTCCATCCACGACCGCGATAAACAGCAGCTCCGTCTCAAGCTGGCCACGGGCCGCACGTTCTACCTGCAGCTCTGCCCCTCCTCGGACGCGCGGGAAGACCTCTTCAGCTACTGGGAGAAGCTCGTCTACCTCCTGCGCCCGCCCGTCGAGAGCTGCAGCAGCGCGCCCACCATTCAGACCGGCGACATCCCCATTGTGGAAGACATCAAGAGCCAGGTG TCCTCAGACATCCATGGAGAAGGGGATCAGGATTCTGGGTCTCCGAAGCGCTGCGAGCTCTCTGGAGCCTCCTCTTCTGCATATGCCGGGGGAGAAGGCCTACTACCGGCACCCTCTACCCAAGTAGCCTCCAGCTCTTCAAAGCCATCTGCGGGGGGCACAGCAGGACCAACCTACAGCATGGCAGTTGCAGGATCCAGAACGGGCTCCGCCGCAAGCCTGGCCATTGTGGGATCCACCACCAGCGCCACCTCGTGCGCGGGGAGCCTCACCACCACCAAGCACCAGAGTTCTGGCCACCTCACAGCAGCCGTGGCAGGCAGCACCAGCAAGGATCTCAAGGGAAGTGGGGCTAGCAAGACCCTGGCGGCCGCCACCACCGTGGGTTCCTCAGAAGGCGTCAACGTGGCCGTGGCGGGCACGGGCAGCACGTCGTCGGTGGACATGTCCACCGCGGGGGTCACCAGCATGTCCGCAGACAGCAGTCTGAGCGTGGTCTTTTCGGGTACCCTGCTCACCAATACGCCCGAGGGGGAGAAAGGCAAGGCCGAACCCAGTGCCCCCCCGCCCCTGGTGTCCACTTTGAAGAGCGAAGGCTACATGAGTGAACGCGATGGCAGCCAGAAGCAGGGGCCCACCATCcacaaggagaaaagggaaagaagagagaagagagagaaaaccgCCAGCCAGAAAAGTTCCCACCACTGCAGAACAGGGGAGAGCCACCACAGGATGAACAAGGACAAGACGCGCAAGTCATCTTCCCACAAATCCGTGTCCAGCCACGGCCACCGAAAGGAGGAGCACAAGAAGCCAACCAAAGGGCAGAGCTCCACGCGGGGCAAGAGACGCGGGTCTCCTCACAAGAGCACCAGCCGCAGCTCCAGCACCAAGGAGGGCAGGCCGGCTCACAAGCCAAGACCGACCCGATCTGGGGGTGCCACGGGCACTGTCAGCAAGAAACCAAGCAAGATCAGCTCTTTCCTGAGGAATCTCATAGCCATTCCCAGTTCAAAAACCATGGTCAGCTCGCACAAACGGGAGGTGGACATCATGGCTAAGAAGGTGGAGAAATGCAACATTGAGACCAAGGTGGAGAAAGGCCAAGAGGGCCAGGAGCTGGGGATCAGTGGTAAGGTCATGTCGGAGACAACGGAAATGATCATCTTTGAAGCCAAACCATTTAAGTAA